DNA from Magnolia sinica isolate HGM2019 chromosome 19, MsV1, whole genome shotgun sequence:
GAACTAGGGTTTTGAAAGGAAAATTCATATGTCAAAATGAAGATTTCGAATATGTAAGTCGtacatctcttgtaattttctattaTAATGGATTATTTGTCACTCAgtgcattggtttttttttttttttcacaatgatTTTTCAACTTAAAATCGTTGTGTCCTCTGTGATTACCTGTTATTTTTGTTTCTCTTTTCCATGTTTGAATCGTTTTAAGGTTGCTCATGGGCCTATCGTATGGTAGTTGCACACAACAACCTGAACTGTTCCTTAGGTCTATCCCACACTTTATGTGGCCCACCGAGCTAATATAACAGCAGTGAGTTGCCCCCACAGTGCGATAATTTATAGTGGTCATAGTTGCATAGGCACGCACAAATAAAgcaatcaatctgaaccgtccataaaaTCCGTCCCATATTTTGTGGGCCACCGTGCAAAATTCACTCCATTTCATTGCCCCCACAGCGCTACAAGTTACAGTGACCATAGTTGCATAGGGACACCAGGAcagtcctatcaatcaatcaatctcaaccgtccattaggtccatccCACAATTCATGGGCCACCTATCAAAAACCACACCGACCCATTGCCACCATCGCACTGTAAGTTACAGTGGTCGAAGTTGAATAGGGCCCCACACACAGTCCGATCAATCAATCTAAATCGTCCATTAGGTCCATCCCACGTGGACGTGGATTGGGCACTACCCCCGCTCCGGGACTCGGCAGAGGCTGGGGCTTCaaggggccaccctgatgtatgggtttcatctacagcgcccatccatttttcaatatgataCATCAGGTTTCATCTACagcgcccatccatttttcaatatgatttaAGGGCATAAAagaaggtagatccaaggctcaagtggaccacacaacaagaagcaGCAGAGTTATAatgacaaccaccattgaaaccttcctagggcccacggtgatgtttatttgcgatcaactgtttataaagtcatatagaccagcttgatccaaaacttctgtggcccccaagaagttttcaaacggcaggcattcaatccccactgcttggTCCACTTCAGCTTGGATCGGCCTCAGGGCTTATGCCCTAATATGacatggcaaaatgaatggacggtgtggataaaatccatacataacAGTGGCCCGTCAGAGTCCCAGCCTGTGCCGAACTGgggacaggcgggggtagtacccaatccgcgtccatcccaggcttcatggcccaccatgaaaaaaACTGACCACCAATTGCCCCCATGGATACAAGGacggttttttttaaaaaaaaaaaaaaaaaacccatcgatctgaaccatccatcaggcCTATCCCCACAATTCCAGGGACTCCCCAGCAAAAACCACACCAATAGGACGATTCTAACCATCTAATCCTGTCTACAGGAGAAGGCCGTTATCTCGAGCAATGAAAGAAACATTGTTAAAAACCTGATAAGTTGCTTGGATATATGAGTTTGTACGGGCTAAAAGGAGTGTGGTTAGGATTGGATATACGAGTTCCTACGGGCTAAAATGAGTATGGTTATCATGTAAAGCTAGAGAGGCTGCATGCTAGAACTTACAAAGCTAGTCTGGCGGTCATTCGGTGGTGTACAAGCACTTTTAAGCATAGAAagactaaaaaagaaaagaaaaaggagtctCAATTGTCCTATTCCGGGGATTGTTGATCACGGTTGAAGGTATTGATCAATCTTTGTCAAGGCAAGGCAGGCCCTGAAATAATTGTTTTCCCACTACATAATAGGAAATGTTAGTTAGTGAGATGTAAACCCCCTATGGATTTCATTGTACAGGATTATTGGTGTGCAAGCACCCTACACGAAAACATCTACCTCTCGCCACAAGAAGCTAAAAAAGGAGGAAATAACAGTGAGTGAAATttgagaaagaggaagaagattgaagaaaatggTAGGAGCTGATGCTACCAAAGGCAAACTTTAGTTGTTTCTCAACATCTTTTGCAGTCGGATCCTTTAAAACCGTGAAGATTCTTGGCCTAGTGAATATGCGATGTTTGATTTTGAACGGGCCACTGCCCTTTCACGGGGCTATGCTGGACTGATTGCTTAACCTAGTTTAAAGCTAAGCGGTAGTTACTGGTCAGGGACTATTAATTGAAAGAGAAGTAAAATATTAGATCTTTGGACAGATTTTGCAGTTCGAATACTCTTTTTCCTAGCCCCACAAACAACTTTGAACGTGAGAGACATACCAACATGGCATATGTTGGACATCTCAGCCACGCATAAAACTGGAATGTACATTGGAGATAACCTAACCTGGCTTAGATGAACAGGCCAGTCCGTACACTATCTTGTGAATCTGACGAGCAAGGCCAATCATcgtccaatgtcatatgcaaggtgggcccatcttaTGAACGGACCAGATGTCCAGCAGGTGCCAGGTTGGAAGATTCAGTGTATGGCCACCAATCATACGGCAACGGTAACATCACCCAATATGTGCATAAATAATCCTACATCTATCTTTTATTAAACTGGAACTACGGCATATCAGAGTGTGTTCTTATAACGCTCTCATCTGATGTTATTTTCCACCCTTCCATTACATTCTTTTACCTGAATAAGACCCAATCATTCCTAAAGCCATGTTTTTGTCTCTCCCTCAGCTGCCTTCCCTTTCCGCCTGTTTAAGCTGCCCGCCGCCGCACCGTTTCCACCGGTCTCCAACAAGTAGCAGACCATGGAGTCGACGTCATCCCCGAAAATGCTGTATGCTTCAATCACCTGTATATAGCTGAACCCCATCGACAGCAACATCTgcatgctgctgctgaggaccaTGGAATCAGTCAAGTCCCCATCCCTACCGCCCCCACTCTGCGACGGCCCTGTCGCTGTAAAAAATCACACcgtcaatttaaaaaaaaaaaatttatggctTTGCAATTCCAGGACAGATTTTCAAATCCgatggaaattttttttatagtgCAATGTGAATATCAGCAAATCTACATTTTGATGGATCAACTTACTTGCACCAGAAGATGATGGCTCGGCACCAGAAGTGGATGATTCTCTATAGCCAAGCTGCTGCTTGAACTTGTCATCAGCAAGATATTCGGCCCGCGAAGCTTCCATTACCATGCGCTCGATTTCTTTCTCTGTGAGCTCCAGATCTGAGTAGAAACGACCCTCAGCTAGAAGTGCCTGCCATTTAGATAAAATACCATATGAAACCAAATGGTTTGATCCCTCAGCTGAAGAATTTACAGTTGGGATTTTACTACAGATTTGTCAGAAATTTCGAGTTTACCAAATAAAGCCTTCGCCAGATGGGATTTCACAGATGGTGCTTTTCAAAGGATAAATTACCATAATGCACTCATTTATTTTCTCTTTAGAAGTTGATGAGGTTGAGAATTATGTGGCCCAAGTTCTGTGTATGacatcatccaacccattcaacatACGAGAAGATCATACAAAGGAAAGATATAGAGTGGATCTATTCATAAGGTGTGCCATGCGATATAAAACaatataaacattacaaaaacatccaaattcacgtCATCCACTGATGCTTTGACTGGCCAGAATTTTGGGACAGGTGACTATCATGGTGGGTGGATATGTAGGACAGGTTAGATGACACATACCATGCAAGCCCCACAATTCTTGACTTTGtcattttttgaaggaaaaataaatgAGGACATTTTTGTAATTGCATCTGTCAAAAAGCATTCCTGGGAACTtagattcttttttttaaaacattgggGAAACTATATTAATGgaagcattatttggtaaaatctgaATTCCAgaggaattttgcagtaaaaattCCTTTTAGAGCATGGGGTTTTTCATCAGGCAACATTTAGGATACTAAAATGGAAAATAGAACACGTAATGTCATAAGCTTTGATAAATTGGTAAACAGATCCATGGAACCCAAGCATATCAACTCAATCCAGCTAAAACTTCAAGAAGAAGTAGCAATAAATATCCAATATATCTATTAGTTCTTGAAATCCAGGTGTCCAATTTAGTTATACTGCTCATCCCTCGCATCAAACAAACATGCATGTGCTCGTGCATAATGGATGAAGCAGCTGTAACAATATCGGTCACCCCTGTTGTTATGAGGGGTGAATCTGCCCATCAAGGATGGGGGAGTGGAGGTGGGTGGGAGCATATTATCCAATATAGGCCAATACTTCCTGTATTGGGATCAAATACAGGGCCATTGCGGGCCAATACAACCATAAAGTTCccattttgatatttttattttcaaaattcctttcctttttttccactttctttcttcattttcaatcatggatgaagctttgaaactgATTTTAGATGTAGATCTAGGCcctattttgaggatcaaaacaaaaGATGTATGGGATTTCAACGAATCGAAGCGGAATGGACCATTTTGGAAAATATCAGAAGAAGGGGTAGACcactttttccatttttttttttttaaaaaaaaaaaatctttttattgTATAATGGGCTCTGGCCTACAAAATCATGCTTGATATGTGTTCAACCAATTTGGTTGGCTTTCAGCAGGTCAAGCTGACAGAGCATTCTGATACACCACTAAATACATGGttagaaacacacacacacacgcatgcacaaaAGATAGATTCCAACATTTTACAATTTCTCCTATTTTCCCATTACTTTCTTCAAGAATTTTCATGCTACATAAAATTAGGCCGATATGCCCCCATATTGTCTGATACACATCCACTACAGTCAGATGCGTGCTGTACTGCTGTGTCGTATTGTTTACAGGCCCAGCCGACACCCACCAGTACCATTATTCAAAATCTTGGTAGTAATTCACAAATGAGGATGActcaacaaagaaaagaaaatgcaaaTCAAGATTGCTTACGTTATCAATTTGTTGGTCTTGTTGAGCTCTGATAGCTGCCTTCACTTGATCCCTGTCAACATTCGTCTGTAGAACAAATAAAAGAGACAAAAGTAAGAACAGGAGCCTTACGGCAGGAAAATAAATATAATAGTGACATGGGAAAAGACAGCCAATCATAGTATTTCATGCAAGTAAACGTATCTAGAATCAAGTAAACAAACATACCACGACTATTACACAACCATTCAACACATGAGAAACAACCGAAATTTTAGACAAGGACTCTGACattcattttaaaaatatatatatagccttCATTATTCTAGGCAAGATAGCCTGAAATGTTTTCGTGATCAGGAAAGGGATTCCAGTGTGAATGATCAAAAGACCCTCCCAACTGTATCCTGCCATGACAGCGAGCAGCATTTCATCCAATCAGGATTAACCAAGACAGGGATGCTAGATAATCACCACAGagaaaaagagaatgaaaaaaataaaatccaacacTGATAATTTTAGAAATAGAATATTACTACTTCTAAATCAAAGACAATGATAAAATCCCCTTCTATTAGCAATTAATAAACCTCCTATTTGGAGAAGTTAGTGGAGGTCATAAAGATTCATAATATATAGCAAGACACAATAATCAAGAAATTTTGAGGGTCGGTTTTATATTTCATGAACAAAGAACAGAAAGCTAAAGTTGAAAGCAGTTTTAAAAAGCAGAAAAGATGGACAAAGCCACCCAGCCAGTTATTAGTAGTTGGAACTTTGATTGATCATCTGAAAATCTGACACCAGCTGGGGTGGCTGGTGTTATTAGAAACACTAAGGATCCCAtttgaatgattttttttccattcttttttgGTGATGGTCAGGAGTAATGAGACCTTGGGTTGATGATTGTTTCACCACCATTctcaagatttatttattttttggaagaTTGCAAACATAGATTGAACACCAAATGCCGAAGAAAACCAAAAACGAACAACAAAAGGACAACATACAACacactacaaaaagaaaaaacaacaaaggaaagaaaacaatAAACCTAGGCAGCTATACACTCAACCAGGCCGAAGCCCAACAAAACTCAGACGGGTCAGGGCCCTGCCCCAACAAACGGACCAAGACCCAGCACCAGCCTATGCAGGGCAGAAGCTGTTGCCAGGAGAAGCAGAGAAGGAAGACCAGTACTAAATGTCTCTGAAGATCATACTGATGACCTAAGCCAAGGGGGTGGAGATGTTCAGAAAGCAGTGACAATTCCTCTCCCACCAGATTGCCCAGAACACAGCCATGATAGATTGCCACCAGATAGACAGCACCACCGTTCCAAGCAAAGAGAAGGTCCAGCGCTGAACAAGGCATGACCCAGGAAGAATGCTGTCTCTTGGGATTTGATCAAACATCCCAAACCACTGACgctctcctcttttattttcttttcttcatttaatttttttcacAGAATTCACAAGCCAATTGATAAGCTAAACATTTCATCTGATTATGCAGGAAGAGCTGCAAATGGAATCACCTTCATGGTGACACTTCAACGAAAGAGGTGATGCCTCTTTGTATTGGAATTTATTGCATTTTGTTTGATGTAGGCTTTTGTTTTCCAATAAACTTTTTGTCAttcgaaaaaagaaagaaacaaagacagaaaaaacaaaaaaacaaaaaaaaacaaaacaaaaaacaaaaaacgaaaacgaaaacaaaaaagaacaagaacaagaacaaaAGTTTTTGAGCATATCAAATTGTTATTTTAATCTTAAAGACAACTGACAATTATCATTTCCTTTTCTGAATTGCTCATGGACTTTGCATGTCATGGCATATAatgggaaattttgaattgaactatgTATTCAGAAGGGTCTGCAGCAATGAAAAGGATTCCTTGCCATTCTACATAACAGAGAACAACTGGTAAGGCAACTTCCCTAATGGGCTGTTACCACAAGAAATGAAGGGAATGCTAGATTTAATCGAAATTCATCCACTAATATATTAAGCCTCAAAAGGAGATCATATGCAAACAAAATCTCCACATGACATACTTGAAGATACCCTGCGGAACACATTTACTAAATAGCACTCACCCCCTGAAGGCTGCTGAATCCAAGGCCTGCACCAATGTTCAATCGGCGTGGGTCAACAAGTGAGTTGTAATGATTTCCATGATGATAACTTAGCCGGATAGGTGGGGTATCCGTGTTGTAGCTTCCATGGAAAATGTTGATAGGTTCTGCATTAGGTGGTAGTTAGTCAAATATCTGCCCATGACAGGCCTGATATTAGGTGGTAGTTAGTCAATTAGAATGGCACCTGTGCTGTAGGAATATATATGGATAGGGCGATTGTACATCTCGGACAAAGCCTGGATCTCCATGTTGTTTCCATATACCTGTTACCAACAAAACACTTAATATTTGCCAAAAAGAGGATAGAAGGAAAAGGATGAAACCCAATGTGAAAGCAAGAGAGCACAGATGAGCATGGGGGAACCAATACAGAGGACAATTAAACTTCACTTGGTGGCAGTGACAGTTGACAACCAACCCACTAACAGTAACATGGATTATACATGGAGCACAATAAAAATGCTGGGACATGCACGAAACTGGAATTCAACTGATAAAACTCATATACATGAACTAGCATACAAAGATAGGTACACAAGAACTGATGTTTTAGGGTGTGTTTATTGCATCAAGTTTTGTGaacttcatgattaatcagtctaatttggtgcaaaatatcaagaaatttcatgatatttggtgcaaccaaatgcaccctgatATTGAGAGGAATTGTTCAAGATTTCCCTTAACAAAATTTATATGAAAACATTTGCAACATTGCAGGACCATTTTTTGAGTCATCTTATTTGAAGAGAATTGATTACCTACAAGGGTACAACAGCTTGTAGTCGAAATAACCTACAACCCCTCTTTACAAGCATTTTAACCAGAGGAATTGGAATTCATAACCCTGAAGGCATAAAAGTAGTACGATCCAATGGTTTTGGGTGTCCAGTCCTCTTACTTCAATTAGTTTCCATTGTTTCAGGTTCAAAAGCAAATATAAACTActttcctatttttttaactggtagAAATGGACTTCATCATCACCATGATCATCTAACCCTTATCCCAACTATTGGAGTCAGCTACACAAATCCTCTTCCGAAATTCCACTCCATCATAGCATGTGTTTGAAATGTAAGATTTGTCAAGATCCATGAGAAATGGGCTTGCAAATAAAGTAAATAAAAATCAAGTACTGTTTTCAAACAGCATGAAAGCGCATGCAGACAATAATATCAAATAAGCAATGCAACCCCCAAGAATGTTTTCCAGGTAGCACTTTTTTTACAACTAGTGTGACATCATTAATGGCTATACCTTGTCCCGCCTCTTCCTTTTACAATAAGATGTGAAACCTTCCGTTATAAATTGAGAAAAGTGGTCCCTCTCCTTCTCCTGAAGATAAATAATAGAACAAGACAACTGAACCTTTAGCAACCTCAACCATGCAAATCTAAAATGCCAAATGCCAAGATAATCATCACAGAACCCACAAAATTATAAAACAAGGCACTCTTAGATAATAGGAACTACCAAGATTTAGAGAATTTTTACATCCAAATTCCAAACCAATAGGAGAGACAACAACAGAaaatacgtgtgtgtgtgtagagagagagagagagagagagagagagagggagggaggtctcaagtccaactggttggaccacagtTTACAGTCCACCCAgtgaataacttccaacctgtttAAGtgcttgtgacatccaatcctcctaataggatggccccaccatgaggatcgcTTAGTGAAAAAATCAGCCCTTTCATATGTATACTTGTAAAAATCAGCCATTTCATgcgcatgcatacatacatacataaatacatacacatatatataatgtgtggcccccactgtgatgtgtgtcagaCATCTACGCTGTGCATTTGGTGGTTCCCCACTAGGTTATGgggtatcccaaaaatcagttacGGAActcgggtgggtcacaccatctaaaatgatgtaaaaacatgctaaaacatctaaaagcacttggtggggcccacttgagttttggatacagctgaaacctggtgtgacccctcatccaagtaggacacacacaatggatgggctcgatgtttgaaacacatctcagtggaccccataaaaaatcatgaatgtttcaatgggtgggtaACCAGTCTCAACTGTTGTctgtagtgtgacccacctaagccatggatttaaataatttttaggcctgtggcccaccatagaatggcgtatctgattgatggggtggatgtccgaCATACATCACAGTTGAAGATATTCTTATTTTGGCATTGCTCTGATTCAAGGTGCAATACCACTGAACTATATATAATGCAATTTTGGGTACCTTCAATTCAAGTTGTGTTTAGTGCAAAGATGGATCTAGGAAAAtgctttttttttctgaaaggttTTTTTTCCTAGTCTAGTAGACTAGGAGAGATCTAGACAAATGCAAGCATAAATGCAAATAACTCATAGCATAGCATACAGAATGCAAATATATAAAACAATAATAGAGACACACTGCTGACGTATCTAAACACAGCTGCAGCACAAGATACACCCAACATCTGATCGGATAGACCAAAAGCGCACAGAGAAGTACTGCATATGTGCATCAACGACACCACTGGAAGAAAGAATGGTAGAAACATCATAACATATGCAGAAAGGAAGTGTACTGGTCAAGCTGAAGAATACACACGCAGCACAAAATGTCAAAGTGCAATTTATACAGAAACACACTCTAAAGCCTCAAAATATGAACTAAGATGAAAATATTAACCTATGCTCGGGTCTTTTTAATAGATCAAATGAAATTTCTCCTACTGGAATCTGAGACGAATCACAAATTAAGAGAGAAGTTCATTatctcacacacatgtatagcCGAGCCCTTTATCACAGACTAAGAGAGATGTTCGCTTgtctcacacacatgtatagcCGAGCCACATGCCATCACTTGATCATGA
Protein-coding regions in this window:
- the LOC131235002 gene encoding OVARIAN TUMOR DOMAIN-containing deubiquitinating enzyme 6 isoform X3, with the protein product MTRILVQRGSAGSSSNTNRASLPGSSSASVPQPITHQIPSAVKEEEQEKDVQDPGTSDDLLDCCGSSDDKIPRSDEFLPESTQAVRNETALDESVEKEKVGNEDVVDLEVMTKELGGVRIPEGFDTDENEVSGAGCSQIITGSSYPPPPPVPPPKPLSGSLSSRRTGSGGSNNVRIGSSRRAVAWPVVSTRSSPSGSRPSSPRSYGEGEGYNSADEQSPCFGSSYDDAEKERDHFSQFITEGFTSYCKRKRRDKVYGNNMEIQALSEMYNRPIHIYSYSTEPINIFHGSYNTDTPPIRLSYHHGNHYNSLVDPRRLNIGAGLGFSSLQGTNVDRDQVKAAIRAQQDQQIDNALLAEGRFYSDLELTEKEIERMVMEASRAEYLADDKFKQQLGYRESSTSGAEPSSSGATTGPSQSGGGRDGDLTDSMVLSSSMQMLLSMGFSYIQVIEAYSIFGDDVDSMVCYLLETGGNGAAAGSLNRRKGKAAEGETKTWL